Proteins from one Dermacentor variabilis isolate Ectoservices chromosome 1, ASM5094787v1, whole genome shotgun sequence genomic window:
- the MED10 gene encoding mediator complex subunit 10 codes for MSSPLEALETNLEMFIENVRQLGIIVSDFQPQGQTTLNQKINHIVTLMQEVDRCKPQVQDIQVPLEVFDYIDQGRNPQLFTKDCMEKALTKNEQVKGKIESYRRFKALLLLELSKVFPTEMAKYRAIRGDERPAT; via the exons ATGTCGTCCCCACTTGAAGCGCTTGAAACGAATTTAGAGATGTTTATCGAGAATGTTCGGCAGCTAGGAATAATTGTTAGTGACTTTCAGCCACAAGGGCAAACCACGTTAAACCAAAAAAT AAATCACATCGTCACTTTGATGCAAGAGGTGGACAGATGTAAGCCACAAGTCCAGGACATACAAGTACCATTGGAAGTGTTCGA CTACATTGACCAGGGAAGAAACCCGCAACTGTTTACGAAGGATTGCATGGAAAAGGCGCTAACCAAGAATGAACAAGTCAAAGGCAAGATAGAGTCCTATCGC AGGTTCAAGGCCCTGTTGCTTCTGGAGCTGAGCAAGGTGTTCCCCACAGAAATGGCCAAATACAGGGCCATCAGAGGTGATGAGCGACCAGCCACATAG